From Anticarsia gemmatalis isolate Benzon Research Colony breed Stoneville strain chromosome 3, ilAntGemm2 primary, whole genome shotgun sequence, one genomic window encodes:
- the CycY gene encoding cyclin Y: protein MGNQNSCCCYRSPSPIRKDIVKLEDYLPEGEVSSNNIQHISEREPDDGDIDPSQDPIAGTIFMERSKASIENGMTRKRSQHQIADNKLKKSSSCSTIYLDDSTVSQPNLKNTVKCVALAIYYHIKNRTSERRLDIFDEKLHPLSKEGVSDDYDKYNPEHKQIYKFVRTLFNAAQLTAECAIITLVYLERLLICAELDIAPSNWKRIVLGAILLASKVWDDQAVWNVDYCQILKDITVEDMNELERQFLEMLQFNINVPSSVYAKYYFDLRTLAEANDLAFPSEPLSKERAQKLEAMSRVMEDKITAEVVKNGIKKWSSLDNVNSGAGVRRSVAILS, encoded by the coding sequence ATGGGTAACCAAAACAGTTGCTGTTGTTACCGGAGTCCGTCGCCGATCAGAAAGGACATCGTCAAACTAGAAGATTACCTACCGGAGGGAGAAGTAAGCTCTAATAACATCCAGCATATCAGCGAGAGAGAGCCCGATGACGGTGACATCGATCCTTCCCAGGACCCCATCGCTGGAACCATTTTTATGGAGCGTTCCAAAGCCTCGATAGAAAATGGAATGACTAGAAAACGCAGCCAACACCAAATCGCTGACAACAAGCTCAAAAAAAGCAGTTCCTGTTCGACTATATATTTAGATGATAGCACAGTGTCTCAGCCTAATCTCAAGAATACAGTCAAGTGTGTTGCTCTTGCTATTTACTACCACATAAAAAATAGAACTTCCGAGCGCAGGTTAGATATATTTGATGAGAAGCTTCATCCTCTCAGTAAAGAGGGAGTCAGTGATGACTATGACAAATATAACCCTGAGCACAAACAAATTTACAAGTTTGTAAGAACATTGTTCAATGCTGCCCAACTGACAGCAGAATGTGCTATTATAACTTTGGTGTATCTGGAGCGTCTCCTAATATGTGCTGAGCTAGATATAGCACCTTCTAATTGGAAGAGAATAGTTTTGGGAGCTATATTATTGGCTAGCAAGGTATGGGATGACCAAGCAGTGTGGAATGTAGATTACTGTCAAATTCTTAAAGATATAACTGTGGAAGATATGAATGAATTAGAAAGGCAGTTTTTAGAAATGTTACAATTCAATATCAATGTACCATCTAGTGTGTACGCAAAATATTACTTTGATCTGCGCACCCTTGCTGAGGCCAATGACCTGGCGTTCCCCAGTGAACCTTTAAGTAAAGAGAGAGCACAAAAACTAGAAGCTATGTCTAGAGTTATGGAAGACAAGATCACTGCTGAAGTGGTCAAAAATGGCATTAAGAAATGGTCAAGCTTAGACAATGTCAATTCAGGTGCTGGTGTCAGACGAAGCGTAGCCATATTGTCataa
- the LOC142987103 gene encoding uncharacterized protein LOC142987103 — protein sequence MRRKSERTASKKAKASPEKKVEKAKRTRTRRRKQSTSSDNDSPDEGSPVREVEAVAEPEKKPPQTPVKEDSPEEAQDQVWRVKASEGDVGEIQKLKICLTRPPSTPERVDRSPRSKRKHSRATSSSDTPSVEGVDEKKKTRHRSRRSARDKDDEKNQDSHEEDHEAESEKPQEDQHKSSNEVSQSESTQDSSTNEAPMSTTNEEAKDSESESKVESSQKDQDTSETRKEGESQKKLSDADTTVVSPKDETRVGSPETVTQSKSDNQVEETENIVKASPERESQKDENTSQESSNNKSSESENPRKASPEKEAPEAKEISQEESSQKESSTKDNSQNDNVDNENSVTESSNKSDKETLKKSDNESPKKYDKDSTNKSDNESSKKSDDDAKITKSPKRKRSESIEKSEILEIHADESKCESDNEVTQTKEEHKEDAKTPQEEPAKEKSSSEDQKVSNTEETVSKKSKTIDTENSKATNKTDVVESSDKISKETKERITSTQSVTQVDNKVKDADKTSEPEPQHSKVLHRSDSVQSTQESIPNGQPTPVVGRKRRWGSRSTKLTTQKSITISTDILKDIIPDVKPVEFDEVIEEKKHRRDREVKEKIDRPVLPKIVIDNTDNVEMKKELEEREKESAKIRDLASNRKISIIKENDSIITRPPSPPRNKQSCILYITNLVRPFTLAQLKNLLQRTGRIVENGFWIDRIKSKCFVQYETEDQAIETRHALHGVTWPVSNPKTLQVDFSTEEAFEKTKTNEETDSAPVSTIPGTVEDWLREQDMKQERGEMEKPWERKAATREWDLGKNDKDKEKDKLRRDERPIDKRRHRSPEKSPEPARKFKKKEEEAPAKLLDDLFRKTKTTPCIYWLPLSAETIAIKEEQRRQHMAEHERRLQELRRTHRRHYHSIKRAGDIGGTPPWKTDAVAWWSVLAAVVATATAVPMTLNAEDPISLPEFVSGQFAQRAFNGTWISDTEYTFTKSGEPGIYVFDASRLEDDVLVAASLMQQLNTNNPILSADRQYILAPSEVQQVYRYSTTARFALYEIATATVTNVANHNRLQLCIFGGGHSLAYVMDNNVYYLPEGRAQAIQITTDGIPGVYYNGHADWVYEEDVMYTGQATWFSTQGSYLAFATYDDTEVESYSYYYYVDKSDPDDLYPELVDLKYPKVGRKNPTVLLRVVNLANLVQTNTPTFITMAAPQAVTADHILGGVIWVSDNEIAMHWQNRRQNYAVLRICNVVTNVCEEEHRQESNGWIPLAMPRFSSTGEFFLSTRWSEAQADGHRWQHLFLSVRVNGLISSSSVTPGAFTVNNYVGMDEANLLYYYTRTVTDMPWQTQVHVTGAATGCLSCDLVLPQGGPCTWATATLSRAGRYMTITCSSPEEPSATFILDPRARQVLAIWENNAIVRDLLVGKARWGSIITTVPLKEGLPPAPVRLLLPPGLDVNDTNTKYAMVFYVYSGPNTNTVFNTFTVGYHSYLTTSRNIIYMLADGRGSGLKGQDILFSLNNALGTVEIEDHSVILKQVLDRYQFIDRERVGIWGHSYGGYATLLTLLHDDEKLFQCGVSGAPVTSWLYYNTMYTERYMGLPTAEDNLSGYEEGDVTLLAEKLRGHDFYLMHGNADDNVHYQNAAKLMRALQERNIPFEQMSYPDEAHSLVGVNLHRYNAMDRYWTRCLKL from the exons ATGCGTCGCAAAAGTGAGCGCACTGCTAGTAAAAAAGCGAAGGCTTCGCCTGAGAAAAAAGTTGAAAAGGCAAAACGTACTAGAACAAGACGTAGAAAGCAGTCTACCTCCTCTGACAACGATTCACCTGATGAAGGTAGTCCAGTTCGCGAGGTGGAGGCTGTTGCGGAACCTGAAAAGAAACCGCCACAAACACCTGTCAAAGAGGATAGTCCTGAAGAGGCACAGGATCAAGTTTGGCGCGTCAAAGCATCTGAGGGTGATGTAGGAGAAATACAAAAGTTGAAGATTTGTTTGACTCGTCCACCGTCCACACCGGAAAGGGTTGACAGATCCCCGCGAAGTAAAAGAAAGCATTCGCGCGCCACTAGTTCTAGCGATACTCCTAGTGTAGAAGGAGTagatgaaaaaaagaaaacaagacATCGTTCTAGGCGTAGTGCACGCGATAAGGATGACGAGAAGAATCAGGACAGTCATGAAGAAGACCATGAAGCGGAATCTGAGAAACCTCAGGAGGACCAACATAAATCAAGTAATGAAGTCTCTCAGAGTGAATCAACTCAAGACTCCTCTACTAATGAAGCTCCTATGTCTACTACTAACGAGGAGGCAAAGGACAGTGAAAGTGAGTCTAAGGTAGAGTCAAGTCAAAAAGACCAGGATACCAGTGAAACCAGAAAAGAGGGTGAGTCACAGAAAAAACTTTCAGATGCTGATACAACTGTTGTTTCTCCTAAGGATGAAACAAGAGTTGGATCACCAGAAACTGTTACTCAATCTAAATCTGATAATCAAGTAGAAGAAACTGAAAACATTGTAAAAGCAAGTCCAGAGAGAGAAAGCCAAAAAGATGAAAATACATCTCAAGAAAGTTCTAATAATAAGAGTTCTGAAAGTGAAAATCCAAGAAAAGCAAGCCCAGAGAAAGAGGCTCCTGAAGCAAAGGAGATTTCTCAAGAAGAAAGTTCACAAAAAGAGAGTTCAACAAAAGATAATTCACAGAACGATAATGTGGACAATGAGAATTCAGTAACCGAGAGCTCTAACAAGTCTGATAAGGAGACTCTCAAGAAGTCAGACAATGAAAGTCCTAAAAAGTATGATAAAGACAGTACAAACAAGTCTGACAATGAGAGTTCTAAGAAATCAGATGATGATGCAAAGATTACTAAGAGTCCTAAACGGAAAAGGAGTGAATCTATTGAGAAGTCTGAAATATTAGAAATACATGCTGATGAAAGTAAATGTGAATCTGATAATGAAGTAACCCAGACAAAAGAGGAACACAAAGAGGATGCCAAAACACCACAAGAAGAGCCAGCCAAAGAGAAGTCATCATCAGAAGATCAAAAGGTAAGTAATACTGAAGAAACTGTCAGTAAGAAATCTAAGACAATTGATACTGAAAACAGTAAAGCTACTAATAAAACTGATGTTGTAGAGAGTTCTGACAAAATTAGTAAAGAAACCAAGGAAAGGATAACTTCAACACAATCTGTAACTCAAGTAGACAACAAAGTTAAAGATGCAGACAAGACATCTGAGCCTGAGCCACAGCATAGTAAAGTGTTACATCGCTCAGACTCTGTGCAGTCTACACAGGAGTCTATTCCCAATGGCCAGCCTACACCCGTTGTAGGCAGGAAGAGAAGATGGGGCTCCAGAAGTACCAAGCTGACTACACAGAAGTCTATAACAATATCAACAGATATTTTGAAAGATATCATACCAGATGTAAAACCAGTTGAGTTTGATGAAGTTATAGAAGAGAAGAAACACAGGAGGGATAGAGAAGTTAAGGAAAAAATAGACAGACCAGTGTTGCCTAAGATTGTGATAGACAATACAGACAATGTGGAGATGAAAAAAGAACTTGAGGAAAGGGAAAAAGAGTCTGCAAAGATTCGAGACCTAGCTTCAAATAgaaaaatttcaataattaaagaaaatgataGTATAATAACAAGACCACCAAGCCCTCCGAGAAATAAACAGtcatgtatattgtatatcaCAAATTTGGTCCGACCATTCACATTGGCGCAGCTGAAGAACTTATTACAGAGGACTGGCAGAATAGTTGAGAATGGTTTTTGGATAGATCGGATCAAATCCAAATGTTTTGTCCAGTATGAGACTGAAGA TCAAGCAATTGAAACGAGGCATGCCTTGCATGGTGTCACATGGCCTGTTTCCAATCCAAAGACGTTACAAGTGGACTTTTCTACCGAAGAGGCCTTTGAAAAGACTAAGACAAATGAAGAAACAGACAGTGCACCTGTGTCCACTATACCTGGGACAGTTGAGGACTGGCTCAGAGAACAAGATATGAAGCAAGAAAGAGGAGAAATG gaAAAACCATGGGAGCGAAAGGCGGCTACACGCGAATGGGATCTCGGCAAGAATGACAAAGATAAGGAAAAAGACAAACTGAGACGTGATGAACGGCCCATCGACAAGAGAAGACATCGCTCGCCAGAAAAGAGTCCAGAGCCAG CCCGGAAATTCAAGAAGAAAGAGGAGGAGGCTCCTGCAAAGCTGTTGGATGATTTGTTCCGAAAGACGAAGACTACTCCATGCATATACTGGCTGCCGCTCTCAGCTGAAACG ATAGCAATAAAGGAGGAGCAGCGGCGCCAGCACATGGCCGAGCATGAGCGGCGCTTGCAGGAGCTGCGCCGCACGCACCGCCGTCACTA TCACTCGATCAAACGAGCAGGGGACATTGGCGGGACTCCGCCGTGGAAAACGGAT GCGGTGGCCTGGTGGAGCGTGCTGGCTGCAGTAGTGGCGACCGCCACTGCCGTGCCAATGACCCTGAATGCCGAGGACCCCATATCTTTGCCAGAGTTCGTCTCGGGACAGTTCGCTCAGCGAGCATTCAATGGCACATGGATCTCAG ACACGGAATACACATTCACCAAGTCTGGTGAGCCTGGTATCTACGTGTTTGACGCGTCTAGGCTGGAGGACGATGTGTTGGTGGCTGCATCTCTcatg CAACAACTGAACACGAACAACCCCATACTATCGGCAGACAGACAGTACATTTTGGCACCAAGTGAAGTCCAACAG gtATACAGGTACTCTACCACGGCTAGGTTCGCCCTCTACGAAATTGCGACAGC TACCGTAACAAACGTAGCGAATCACAATCGTCTGCAGCTATGTATCTTCGGCGGCGGTCACTCGCTGGCGTACGTGATGGACAACAACGTGTACTACCTCCCGGAGGGCAGGGCTCAGGCCATACAGATCACCACTGACGGCATCCCCGGCGTTTATTATAATGGCCACGCTGATTGGGTTTATGAAG agGACGTAATGTACACGGGTCAAGCGACGTGGTTCTCGACGCAGGGCTCCTACCTGGCGTTCGCTACCTACGACGACACGGAAGTGGAGAGCTATTCCTACTACTACTATGTGGACAAGAGCGACCCTGACGATCTGTACCCAGAGCTGGTAGACCTCAAGTACCCTAAG GTCGGTCGCAAGAACCCTACCGTGCTACTCCGCGTGGTAAACCTGGCTAACTTAGTGCAGACCAACACGCCCACTTTCATCACAATGGCGGCTCCACAAGCCGTGACAGCCGACCACATCCTGGGCGGAGTCATATGGGTGTCCGACAATGAGATCGCCATGCACTGGCAGAATAGACGACAGAATTACGCCGTTCTAAGAATTTGTAATGTCGTCACTAATGTTTGTGAA GAGGAACATCGTCAGGAGTCAAACGGTTGGATCCCATTAGCCATGCCTCGCTTCAGTAGTACTGGTGAATTCTTCCTGTCCACCCGCTGGTCGGAGGCGCAGGCCGACGGACACAGGTGGCAGCACCTGTTCCTCAGCGTGAGGGTCAACGGCCTCATCAGCTCCAGCTCCGTCACTCCCGGAGCTTTTACCGTCAATAATTATGTTGGCATGGATGAGGCTAACTTGCTCTA TTACTACACCCGCACGGTGACGGACATGCCGTGGCAGACGCAGGTGCACGTGACGGGCGCGGCCACGGGCTGCCTGAGCTGCGACCTCGTGCTGCCGCAGGGCGGGCCCTGCACCTGGGCCACCGCCACGCTCAGCCGCGCTGGTAGATACATGACCATCACCTGCTCCTCGCCTGAGGAACCTTCTGCCACATTTATTTTGGATCCTAGG GCCCGCCAAGTGTTAGCCATCTGGGAGAACAACGCGATAGTCCGCGACCTCCTGGTGGGCAAGGCTCGCTGGGGCAGCATCATCACGACGGTGCCGCTCAAGGAAGGCCTGCCCCCCGCGCCCGTGCGGCTGCTCCTGCCGCCCGGCCTGGACGTCAACGACACCAACACTAAGTACGCCATGGTGTTCTACGTGTACTCCGGACCTAATACCAATACTGTCTTTAATACTTTTACTGTTG GCTACCACTCATATCTGACGACCAGTCGGAACATTATCTACATGTTGGCTGATGGCCGCGGCTCCGGGCTGAAGGGACAAGACATTCTGTTCTCACTGAACAACGCGCTTGGTACCGTTGAGATTGAAGACCACTCCGTCATTCTCAA ACAAGTGTTAGACCGCTATCAGTTCATCGACCGCGAGCGCGTGGGCATCTGGGGCCACAGCTACGGCGGGTACGCCACACTCCTCACCCTCCTGCATGATGATGAGAAGCTGTTCCAGTGTGGTGTTTCTGGAGCGCCTGTCACCTCTTGGCTTTATTACA ATACAATGTACACTGAGCGCTACATGGGCCTGCCCACCGCGGAAGACAATCTAAGCGGCTACGAGGAAGGTGACGTCACACTGCTGGCGGAGAAACTGCGCGGACATGACTTCTATCTCATGCACGGCAACGCTGACGACAACGTACATTACCAGAACGCCGCCAAACTCATGCGCGCGTTGCAAGAGAGGAACATTCCCTTTGAACAGATG TCGTATCCCGATGAAGCTCACAGTCTGGTGGGAGTGAACCTGCACAGATACAACGCTATGGACCGCTACTGGACGCGttgtttgaaactttaa
- the RsfS312 gene encoding ribosomal silencing factor RsfS-like protein, 312, translating into MFSRILLRSLNRRPNSSFVRATDNFTDIKRQIHCGVCLRNPRHTSKANSTSPAIASKYQVITDANAQIIENTAEEIITEDKYPILSDEFDGINLERGQNGVFEIEDLVELLHRENSRDVFVATVPQSIRYVDYICIVSGRNKRHILALAEFVRKVYKKKCNKSDYIPRIEGKDSDEWMALDLGNIALHIFSEKARQAYDLETLWSVGPEYDNQMNKNSEVVDLFENYSDYLKDLKPLS; encoded by the exons ATGTTTAGCAGAATTTTGCTTAGAAGTTTAAATCGACGTCCGAACAGTTCATTTGTGCGGGCTACTGATAATTTCACTGATATCAAGAGGCAAATACACTGCGGAGTTTGTTTAAGGAATCCTAGACATACATCCAAGGCAAACAGTACCTCGCCAGCTATAGCCAGCAAGTACCAAGTTATCACGGACGCGAACGCACAAATTATTGAGAATACTGCTGAAGAGATCATCACAGAAGACAAATATCCGATTCTTAGTGACGAATTTGACGGCATTAATTTAGAAA GGGGACAAAATGGTGTATTCGAAATAGAAGATCTTGTTGAGCTACTTCACAGGGAGAACTCTAGGGACGTATTTGTTGCTACTGTACCACAAAGTATTCGTTATGTTGACTACATTTGTATAGTGAGCGGTAGAAATAAGAGACATATTCTAGCACTAGCTGAATTTGTAAGAAAAGTgtataagaaaaaatgtaataaatcagATTACATACCTAGGATAGAGGGAAAAGATTCAGATGAGTGGATGGcattagatttag GTAATATTGCATTACACATATTCTCAGAAAAGGCACGACAAGCTTATGATCTGGAAACACTATGGTCTGTGGGGCCCGAGTATGATAACCAAATGAATAAGAACAGTGAAGTTGTAGACCTGTTTGAAAACTATAGTGACTATTTGAAAGATTTGAAACcattgtcataa